Proteins from a genomic interval of Vibrio casei:
- a CDS encoding glutathione S-transferase N-terminal domain-containing protein, which yields MAIIRWVLGRIILLLNFIFSPSGTKRSAEEQQKLDEKTQNLALYQFEACPFCVKVRRSIKRNSLNIQLKDAKNNPANRQQLLEGGGAVKVPCLRIENQGEVTWMYESNDIIQYLEQDIINA from the coding sequence ATGGCTATCATTCGCTGGGTCTTAGGACGCATTATCTTACTTTTAAACTTTATTTTTTCACCATCAGGTACCAAACGCTCTGCGGAAGAGCAACAAAAACTTGACGAAAAAACTCAAAATTTGGCGTTATATCAATTTGAAGCCTGCCCTTTTTGTGTCAAAGTTCGTCGTTCAATCAAACGAAATAGCCTTAATATCCAATTAAAAGATGCCAAAAATAATCCAGCCAATCGCCAACAATTATTAGAAGGTGGCGGCGCAGTAAAAGTCCCTTGCTTACGCATTGAAAACCAAGGTGAGGTAACGTGGATGTATGAGTCTAACGACATTATTCAATATTTAGAGCAAGATATCATCAACGCGTAA
- a CDS encoding glutathione S-transferase N-terminal domain-containing protein, producing MADAKTQGLALYHFETCPYCQKVRRAMAELSLDIELRETRQNPEFREEQLAGGGKGQVPCLRIEKQGEVTWMYESDAIIDYLKAL from the coding sequence ATGGCCGATGCTAAAACCCAAGGATTAGCGCTTTATCATTTCGAAACTTGCCCATACTGCCAAAAAGTACGTCGTGCTATGGCAGAACTGAGTCTGGATATTGAACTACGAGAAACACGCCAAAACCCAGAATTTCGTGAGGAACAACTTGCCGGCGGTGGTAAAGGCCAAGTACCTTGTTTACGTATTGAAAAACAAGGTGAGGTGACTTGGATGTATGAATCGGATGCCATCATCGATTATTTGAAAGCGTTGTAA
- a CDS encoding YaeQ family protein, with translation MALKPTIYKFRIALTDMNQDYYDSLNLTIAQHPSESEDRMMARVLAFCLNAQPGLQFTKGLSSIEEPDIWLKSLDDQIQVWIEAGEPDPERIKKATRLAKQVKVYSFNTKSDVWWKQNQTKFSQLKAEVVRFDNVGIQDFSKMIARTLDIGVMLSGNSAYISADNSQCEISWETLQE, from the coding sequence ATGGCTTTAAAACCAACCATTTATAAATTTCGTATCGCGCTAACCGATATGAATCAAGATTATTACGATTCATTAAATCTTACTATCGCCCAACATCCTTCTGAAAGTGAAGATCGCATGATGGCTCGTGTCCTTGCTTTTTGCTTGAATGCACAGCCTGGTTTGCAATTTACTAAGGGGCTTTCAAGCATTGAAGAACCGGACATTTGGTTAAAATCTCTCGATGATCAGATTCAAGTTTGGATTGAAGCCGGTGAACCGGATCCTGAGCGTATCAAAAAAGCGACTCGACTCGCAAAACAAGTCAAGGTTTACAGCTTTAACACAAAATCCGATGTTTGGTGGAAACAAAATCAGACTAAATTTTCCCAACTGAAAGCAGAAGTCGTACGCTTTGATAATGTCGGAATTCAAGATTTCAGCAAGATGATCGCTCGAACGCTCGATATTGGAGTTATGCTGTCCGGAAATAGCGCATACATCAGCGCCGATAACAGCCAATGTGAAATAAGCTGGGAAACATTACAAGAATAA
- a CDS encoding 5'-methylthioadenosine/S-adenosylhomocysteine nucleosidase, translated as MKWYKVIFVSVFALAFSVVTQASAMKSVTVNSHQVPLQPIIIQGPMPIEAQHFAALLKDVSIEKTGSFVFYKGTLNGYPVIVSQTGKGLENTAAATAIAIERYKPLAIINQGTSGGHDPKLAVGDIVLGKRVVNIGNLKTPSKKATEGSNSLTWIPMDIMASSGSAGSDDANKIRYYEGSPELLAIAKQVKYQNGKVVEGTVGSANFWNSELDRITWFHENFGTSVEEMEGASVAQIAEAYKVPFLSIRILSNNITNGGHYDPNTATECQAFVKDVMVKYIETLQK; from the coding sequence ATGAAATGGTATAAAGTGATATTTGTCTCGGTATTTGCTTTGGCTTTTAGTGTGGTTACTCAAGCATCTGCAATGAAGAGTGTTACGGTTAATAGTCATCAGGTACCTTTACAGCCGATTATTATTCAAGGGCCAATGCCAATTGAAGCGCAACACTTTGCGGCACTTTTAAAAGACGTTTCAATTGAAAAAACTGGCTCATTTGTTTTTTATAAAGGCACCTTAAATGGCTACCCAGTGATTGTAAGCCAAACCGGTAAAGGCTTAGAGAACACAGCAGCGGCGACCGCGATTGCGATTGAGCGCTATAAGCCGTTGGCGATTATCAACCAAGGTACTTCTGGCGGACACGATCCAAAATTAGCCGTCGGCGATATTGTGCTAGGTAAGCGTGTGGTAAATATCGGCAACCTAAAAACACCAAGTAAAAAAGCCACTGAAGGCTCGAATTCGCTAACATGGATCCCAATGGATATCATGGCCTCTTCAGGTAGTGCGGGTTCAGACGATGCTAACAAAATCCGTTACTATGAAGGTAGCCCTGAACTACTCGCCATTGCTAAACAAGTCAAATACCAGAACGGTAAAGTGGTAGAAGGCACGGTTGGTTCTGCGAACTTCTGGAATAGCGAACTTGACCGTATTACATGGTTCCATGAAAACTTCGGCACTAGTGTAGAAGAGATGGAAGGCGCATCAGTGGCACAAATTGCCGAGGCTTATAAAGTACCATTCTTATCGATTCGCATTTTGTCGAACAACATCACCAATGGTGGTCATTACGATCCGAATACCGCAACAGAATGCCAAGCGTTTGTAAAAGATGTCATGGTGAAATACATCGAGACACTGCAAAAATAG
- a CDS encoding MAPEG family protein: MLYPMAAMVLLIFIVGCVTLKVRINSVKSKQISLKYFQLMQGDNLPDMVVKTNRHLANLFEIPVLFYVVCTLYVSLHIDSIFGLVVAWLFVLFRYLHSYIHLGSNNVRHRALAFWGSFLCVLVLWINLLIIAS, from the coding sequence ATGCTTTATCCAATGGCGGCAATGGTGTTGCTGATTTTTATTGTTGGCTGTGTCACGCTTAAAGTTCGTATTAATAGTGTCAAAAGCAAACAAATTAGTCTGAAGTATTTTCAACTGATGCAGGGTGATAACCTACCTGACATGGTCGTCAAAACCAATCGTCACTTGGCTAATCTTTTTGAGATCCCAGTACTGTTTTATGTGGTGTGTACCTTATACGTCAGCCTACATATCGACAGCATCTTTGGCTTAGTGGTGGCTTGGTTATTTGTACTATTCCGTTACTTGCACAGCTATATTCATCTCGGTTCTAACAACGTGAGACACCGCGCCTTAGCTTTTTGGGGCTCGTTTTTGTGTGTACTCGTCCTTTGGATCAACTTACTGATCATCGCTAGTTAA
- a CDS encoding serine hydrolase domain-containing protein, translating into MKRSLLFTVLMSLSIPSFAADSDKLDPVKSDPALQGWMQGQPPPADKIIRKQDGSFYHFPQLRWSFAHWSELQPTSVIWQGNSAPSKLTVKVDPQIKQLSFKTMDGQSSLTVEKALVNTYTDSILVMHKGNVVFEQYYGVMTPQTRHIAWSVTKSVFGLLAATLIQEGKLAPNAKVTQYIPELKGSGFADATVQQVLDMQTGVKFSENYADPKAEIWDYVQAGGLFPQPQNYQGPQGFYNYAKTVTSAQKPGNVFNYQTVNADVAGWLIRRVTNQSVSKVLSERVWQKLGVERDAYISLDSEGNEFAGGGLNLTTRDMARFGEMIRLDGQYNGQTIIPKAAIDDIKQGGDKALFAKAGYQTLPGWSYRDLWWVSHDDHGVFAARGVHGQTIYIDPKAETVIVRFASQPVAANSKSDPVLLPMYRAITNYLM; encoded by the coding sequence ATGAAGAGAAGCTTACTTTTTACCGTATTGATGAGTCTTTCAATACCTTCTTTTGCAGCAGATTCAGATAAACTCGATCCGGTAAAAAGTGATCCTGCGTTACAAGGCTGGATGCAAGGTCAACCGCCACCAGCCGATAAAATTATCCGTAAACAAGATGGGAGCTTTTACCACTTCCCTCAATTACGTTGGTCTTTTGCACACTGGAGTGAGCTTCAACCGACTAGCGTAATTTGGCAAGGAAACTCTGCACCTTCTAAGTTGACAGTTAAAGTTGATCCTCAAATTAAGCAACTCTCATTCAAAACAATGGATGGACAATCCTCCCTAACCGTCGAGAAAGCCTTAGTTAATACTTATACCGATTCCATATTAGTGATGCACAAAGGCAATGTGGTATTTGAGCAATATTATGGTGTGATGACGCCTCAAACTCGCCATATTGCTTGGTCGGTCACCAAATCAGTATTCGGTCTTTTAGCGGCAACATTAATTCAAGAAGGAAAGCTCGCCCCTAATGCCAAGGTGACTCAATATATACCAGAACTTAAAGGCTCAGGGTTTGCAGATGCCACGGTTCAACAAGTATTGGATATGCAAACTGGGGTCAAATTTTCAGAAAACTACGCCGATCCTAAAGCAGAAATCTGGGATTATGTTCAAGCGGGTGGCTTATTCCCACAACCCCAAAATTACCAAGGACCACAAGGTTTTTACAATTACGCCAAAACCGTTACTAGCGCACAAAAGCCTGGCAATGTTTTTAACTATCAAACCGTCAATGCTGATGTCGCTGGTTGGCTCATTCGACGTGTGACGAATCAGTCGGTAAGTAAAGTGCTATCTGAGCGTGTTTGGCAAAAGCTTGGCGTTGAGCGAGATGCTTATATTTCTCTTGATTCAGAAGGCAATGAATTTGCTGGCGGCGGTTTGAATCTCACCACTCGCGATATGGCTCGTTTTGGAGAAATGATCCGTTTAGATGGTCAATATAATGGACAAACTATTATTCCTAAAGCCGCCATTGATGATATCAAACAAGGTGGTGATAAAGCCTTATTTGCCAAGGCTGGCTACCAAACCTTACCCGGTTGGAGTTATCGAGATCTTTGGTGGGTTTCTCATGATGATCACGGCGTCTTTGCAGCGCGAGGCGTACATGGCCAAACCATCTATATCGATCCAAAAGCAGAAACCGTTATTGTTCGTTTTGCCTCTCAACCTGTCGCGGCCAATAGCAAATCTGACCCAGTGTTGTTGCCGATGTATCGTGCTATCACCAACTACTTAATGTAA
- a CDS encoding MerR family transcriptional regulator, whose product MNMKAFSGLVGLSSHTLRYYEKIGLLKNIHRNSSGHREYTNKDLIWIGFVKRLKDTAMPLDEILQYAKLRELGAGSLLERQHLLEQHQQNLKKHIDEQQKHMAALEEKIDLYKNGKVS is encoded by the coding sequence ATGAATATGAAAGCGTTTTCTGGCTTAGTAGGCTTGTCTTCTCATACTCTTCGATATTATGAAAAAATCGGTTTGCTTAAGAATATTCATCGAAATAGTAGTGGTCATCGTGAATATACCAATAAAGATTTAATCTGGATTGGCTTTGTGAAGCGATTAAAAGATACCGCGATGCCTTTAGATGAAATCTTACAGTATGCAAAGTTAAGAGAGCTGGGGGCGGGGTCGCTATTGGAACGACAACACTTATTGGAACAGCATCAACAAAACTTAAAAAAACATATTGATGAACAACAAAAACACATGGCGGCTTTAGAAGAAAAAATTGACCTATATAAAAATGGAAAAGTGAGTTGA
- a CDS encoding carboxymuconolactone decarboxylase family protein, which yields MQKSRFEIGLQLLSEIDGDAGHNVIESLQDICPDLAKYTIEYPFGDIYARPGLDLKSREIATVAALTALGNCAPQLKVHLHAALNVGCSEDEIKEVIIQMSGYAGFPAALNGMFAFKEVLATRNKQNPQT from the coding sequence ATGCAAAAATCACGCTTTGAAATTGGGTTACAACTCCTGTCTGAAATAGATGGCGATGCAGGACATAACGTTATCGAAAGCTTGCAAGATATTTGCCCAGATCTTGCTAAGTACACCATTGAATATCCTTTTGGTGACATTTATGCACGCCCAGGTCTTGATTTAAAATCCCGAGAAATTGCTACTGTTGCGGCTCTCACTGCTTTGGGAAATTGCGCCCCTCAACTCAAAGTTCACCTACATGCAGCATTGAATGTTGGATGCAGTGAAGATGAAATAAAAGAAGTAATCATTCAAATGTCTGGTTATGCAGGGTTCCCAGCGGCACTGAATGGCATGTTTGCATTTAAAGAAGTGTTAGCCACCAGAAACAAACAAAACCCACAGACCTAA
- a CDS encoding HPP family protein: MNRIMTAIFAGFGATVAIGILSLLDSTLKETIMLMAPFGATAVLVFGLPDSPLAQPKNVILGHLVTAIIGVAFVQLIGVTPITLAIATGLGVSAMLITKTTHPPAGANPLLIMLSGQSWGFLVTPVLLGAIIIVLMGRAMQKGHKVWSFRNTAVQLNK; encoded by the coding sequence ATGAATAGAATAATGACCGCTATATTTGCAGGATTTGGAGCTACTGTGGCAATTGGTATTCTTTCACTTCTTGATTCCACCTTAAAAGAAACCATCATGCTAATGGCTCCCTTCGGAGCGACCGCTGTTCTAGTATTCGGTTTACCTGATAGCCCATTAGCACAACCTAAAAATGTAATATTAGGTCACTTAGTTACGGCCATAATAGGAGTAGCATTTGTACAACTGATTGGTGTGACACCAATTACTCTAGCGATTGCAACAGGGCTTGGCGTCAGCGCTATGCTAATCACTAAAACAACACACCCACCAGCAGGTGCTAATCCATTGCTTATCATGTTATCAGGACAAAGTTGGGGATTTTTGGTCACGCCCGTTTTACTTGGGGCTATCATTATTGTCTTAATGGGTAGGGCAATGCAAAAAGGTCACAAAGTATGGTCATTCCGAAACACCGCCGTACAATTAAATAAATAA
- a CDS encoding TetR/AcrR family transcriptional regulator gives MNEKRQLLIETALALFYQNGINSVGINEVLKVSGVAKKTLYSHFDSKEALILAALEHRHEIFTAWLASKLDGISNNHDLVEKLFHALNSWFIGSEPTLGSFRGCFFINSSAEFSDQNSDISLYCHKHKQEVKNLIGQKMNKEDSLFLDALCIMKEGAITTAYMSGDYDVTDQCIKILNAKMVE, from the coding sequence ATGAACGAAAAACGTCAATTACTTATTGAGACAGCACTGGCTCTTTTTTATCAAAATGGCATTAATTCGGTGGGGATAAATGAAGTGCTAAAAGTATCCGGAGTGGCGAAGAAAACGTTATATAGCCACTTTGATAGCAAAGAAGCTTTGATTCTAGCTGCGCTTGAGCATCGACATGAAATTTTCACCGCTTGGCTTGCAAGCAAGCTTGATGGAATAAGTAATAATCACGATTTGGTTGAAAAGCTATTTCATGCACTCAATTCTTGGTTTATAGGTTCAGAACCTACTTTAGGCTCTTTTAGAGGTTGTTTTTTTATTAATAGTTCTGCTGAATTCAGTGATCAAAATAGTGATATTTCGCTTTATTGCCATAAGCATAAGCAAGAGGTAAAAAACCTTATTGGACAGAAAATGAATAAGGAGGACTCTCTATTTCTTGATGCGCTCTGTATTATGAAAGAAGGTGCAATCACCACCGCATATATGAGTGGTGATTATGATGTTACCGATCAATGCATCAAGATATTAAATGCAAAAATGGTTGAGTGA
- a CDS encoding CueP family metal-binding protein produces the protein MNLRLTITTLLTGAFAAALSFSTLANEADKFEGLTAPQALEKAHDYHGKGTASIQVMPDVIVAKFDDNSQIQIPTKDQHLLSIAPYENQTHPCGYHVPTGCQGEMVEKTMMVKVVDLDNKKVLKYGQVTTQKDGFIDLWMPKDRKNLEVTFTYNGKTSTEVLSTADKTRTCITTMQLI, from the coding sequence ATGAATCTACGTTTAACGATAACAACACTACTCACTGGCGCATTCGCCGCGGCTTTATCTTTTTCAACGTTAGCCAATGAAGCTGATAAATTTGAAGGATTAACCGCGCCACAAGCGTTAGAAAAAGCGCACGACTATCACGGTAAAGGCACTGCATCGATCCAAGTCATGCCGGATGTGATCGTGGCGAAATTTGATGACAACAGCCAAATTCAGATCCCAACTAAAGATCAGCATCTATTGTCTATTGCCCCTTATGAAAACCAAACCCACCCATGCGGCTACCACGTACCAACGGGCTGCCAAGGTGAAATGGTCGAAAAAACCATGATGGTTAAAGTGGTCGATTTGGATAATAAAAAGGTGTTGAAATACGGCCAAGTCACCACACAAAAAGACGGCTTCATTGATTTATGGATGCCAAAAGATCGCAAGAACCTAGAAGTGACCTTTACTTATAACGGTAAAACCAGTACCGAAGTACTAAGCACTGCCGATAAAACAAGAACCTGCATTACCACAATGCAGCTGATCTAA
- a CDS encoding DUF2301 domain-containing membrane protein, with protein sequence MADIHFEEKLDRIDYATVAVYRSCFLLSAIAIALLGFGLEQYGVPLLIVSALIASACVHLYDKTIRWFIQSSALFAVCLLIANLFTPIAVGASLAVWCGLSIKEYYCFRIRLIRITPLILILFWVCFALPIWLPVFYLAAGLSAVLLFTIGIAKLRQPFHYDIGDKSKFQI encoded by the coding sequence ATGGCTGACATTCATTTTGAAGAAAAACTCGACCGCATCGACTACGCTACCGTGGCGGTGTATCGCTCGTGCTTTTTATTGTCAGCCATTGCGATTGCTTTGTTAGGATTCGGGCTTGAACAATATGGCGTACCACTACTAATTGTTAGTGCATTAATTGCCAGTGCTTGTGTGCATCTTTATGACAAAACCATCCGCTGGTTTATCCAAAGTAGCGCCTTATTTGCAGTTTGTTTATTAATTGCGAATTTGTTTACTCCGATTGCGGTTGGAGCAAGCCTAGCCGTGTGGTGCGGCCTTTCTATCAAAGAGTACTACTGCTTCCGCATTAGATTGATTCGAATTACGCCACTGATATTAATTCTGTTTTGGGTTTGCTTTGCTCTGCCAATTTGGTTGCCGGTTTTTTATCTCGCTGCTGGCCTATCTGCTGTGTTGCTATTTACCATTGGCATTGCCAAACTTAGACAGCCGTTTCACTATGATATTGGCGATAAAAGTAAGTTTCAGATCTAG
- a CDS encoding M14 family metallopeptidase, which produces MNATNAFPIGTPGQPWDDVEKRQWLEQTTIKRSYSEEVVPKIQALSSDFEVAQYGQLQYDNNPVGESRYPLFVLKSKTWNDAKPTILITGGVHGYETSGVHGALLFAQTEAARYQDKFNIVIAPCVSPWGYETINRWNPDALDPNRNFVANSPAQESAAVMKIVADLGVSILAHIDLHETTDTDELEFRPALAARDGIEYVKGSIPDGFYTVGDTEKQDDELQKAIIDSVRKVTHIAPADENNQIIGSDVTQDGVINYPLVTLGLCAGFTDCQYCTTTEVYPDSPKVTDDECNRAQVAAITGALDYILVR; this is translated from the coding sequence ATGAACGCGACCAATGCATTTCCAATTGGCACTCCTGGCCAACCGTGGGACGACGTAGAAAAACGTCAATGGCTTGAACAAACCACGATCAAGCGTTCTTATTCAGAAGAAGTCGTGCCCAAGATACAGGCTCTAAGTAGTGATTTTGAAGTGGCTCAATACGGTCAATTGCAATACGACAATAACCCAGTCGGTGAATCTCGCTATCCTCTTTTTGTTTTGAAATCGAAAACTTGGAATGATGCCAAACCAACGATTTTAATTACCGGTGGTGTACACGGTTATGAAACCAGTGGTGTACATGGCGCGTTGTTGTTTGCTCAAACCGAAGCGGCGCGTTATCAAGATAAATTCAACATTGTGATTGCGCCATGTGTCAGCCCTTGGGGTTATGAAACGATTAACCGCTGGAACCCAGATGCGCTTGATCCAAACCGTAACTTTGTGGCCAATAGCCCGGCGCAAGAATCTGCTGCGGTTATGAAAATAGTCGCCGATCTTGGCGTATCAATTTTGGCGCATATTGATCTACATGAAACTACCGATACCGATGAATTAGAATTCCGCCCTGCACTGGCGGCGCGTGATGGTATTGAATACGTAAAAGGCTCAATTCCAGATGGTTTCTACACGGTAGGTGATACTGAAAAGCAAGATGATGAATTACAAAAAGCCATCATTGATTCAGTACGTAAAGTGACGCACATTGCGCCGGCAGATGAGAACAATCAGATCATCGGTTCAGATGTTACTCAAGATGGCGTGATTAACTACCCGCTTGTCACTTTAGGGTTATGCGCCGGTTTCACTGACTGCCAATATTGCACGACCACAGAAGTGTATCCAGACAGCCCGAAAGTCACTGATGATGAATGTAACCGCGCTCAAGTAGCGGCGATTACCGGCGCTTTAGACTACATACTGGTGCGCTGA
- a CDS encoding DUF6279 family lipoprotein produces MFKRLIIVVTFLVLTGCSTQFFYNRLDWLVTQYVDRYLPLNDAQESMLKQSVIDVRQWHREQELPKYIEHIDRLLTLQPKEIGPQQVEAEFFRLKDFSADVAQKVVPEMYELFMTLDQEQADELFASLDEKYRDEFSDYKDLSESEMREKSAERMTEALETWLGDLSEQQKQWVLQWSLERPNMAKDWFWQQQTNKSELQVLFLQRNPSPEFKQKFLNTMLNPEQLYSAEFTEKVQRNRQVTFQMVSQVIQAMSEKQLEHYHEKLRDWRETFSDLVSDN; encoded by the coding sequence ATGTTTAAGCGTTTGATTATTGTAGTGACTTTTCTTGTGCTAACAGGCTGCTCAACTCAGTTTTTTTACAATCGATTAGATTGGCTAGTTACCCAGTATGTCGATCGCTACTTACCGCTTAATGATGCGCAAGAAAGCATGTTAAAGCAATCAGTGATTGACGTTCGCCAGTGGCATCGAGAGCAAGAACTGCCTAAATACATCGAACATATTGATAGACTGCTCACTTTGCAGCCAAAAGAAATCGGCCCACAGCAAGTTGAGGCGGAGTTCTTTCGTTTAAAAGACTTTTCCGCGGATGTCGCCCAAAAAGTAGTGCCGGAGATGTATGAGCTATTTATGACGCTCGATCAAGAGCAGGCCGATGAATTGTTTGCCTCGTTAGATGAAAAGTATCGTGATGAATTTTCCGACTATAAAGACCTATCAGAATCTGAAATGCGTGAAAAATCAGCCGAGCGAATGACCGAAGCCTTAGAGACTTGGCTGGGGGATTTATCGGAACAGCAAAAGCAATGGGTACTTCAGTGGAGCCTCGAACGTCCGAATATGGCGAAAGACTGGTTTTGGCAACAACAAACCAATAAATCCGAATTACAGGTTTTATTCTTGCAACGTAATCCTTCCCCTGAATTTAAGCAAAAGTTCTTGAATACGATGCTTAACCCAGAGCAACTCTATAGTGCAGAATTTACCGAAAAAGTGCAGCGTAACAGACAAGTTACCTTCCAAATGGTTAGCCAAGTCATTCAAGCGATGTCCGAGAAGCAACTTGAACACTATCATGAAAAATTACGTGATTGGCGTGAAACGTTTAGTGATTTGGTTTCAGACAACTAG
- the cpdB gene encoding 2',3'-cyclic-nucleotide 2'-phosphodiesterase, with amino-acid sequence MNFVRHPISLSVLVGMISIANPAFADTIKLRVVETTDIHANIMDYDYYKDKPSNQIGLVRAATVVKQARGEVTNSVLIDNGDLIQGSPMGDYVAAKGLESGDVHPAYKAMNLLNYDVANFGNHEFNYGLDFLAEATNDAKFPYVNANIVDDKSGKNYFNPYVIKDYKFKDTDGQSHDIKVGYIGFVPPQIMVWDKKNLTGKVQVNDIKQTAEAFIPKMRAEGADVIVAIPHSGISTEKYQQGAENSVYYLTKVAGIDAITFGHAHAVFPSKEFANVDGADIKKGTINGIPSVMPGRWGSHVGVIDLELEQKDGKWAVADGTAVARPIYDANKQKSLAAEDPEVKHAIDQDHQATRKFVNQPIGKANDVMYSFLSLVQDDPTVQIVNLAQKDYVERFIQGDPNLDGLPVLAAAAPFKAGGRKNDPSNFTEVESGQLTFRNAADLYLYPNTLVAMKVSGEEVQEWLECSAGQFNQIDPNSDKVQSLINWDEFRTYNFDVIDGVNYQIDITKPARYDANCKLINKDSHRIVGLTYQGEPIKPKQIFIVATNNYRAYSGTFAGTGADHVAFDSPDENRTILADYISRISKEKGEVTPSADNNWSFAPIKTDADLKVQFETSPSDLAAKFIKDKARYPMKKVGKDDVGFAVYQIDLKK; translated from the coding sequence ATGAATTTTGTTCGTCACCCTATTTCGCTTTCTGTTCTGGTCGGGATGATCAGCATAGCTAACCCTGCCTTTGCCGATACCATCAAACTTCGCGTCGTCGAAACCACCGATATTCACGCCAATATCATGGACTACGACTACTATAAAGATAAGCCATCCAACCAAATTGGTTTAGTGCGCGCCGCCACTGTGGTTAAGCAAGCGCGTGGGGAAGTAACCAATAGCGTATTGATCGATAACGGTGACTTAATCCAAGGTAGTCCAATGGGCGATTATGTCGCGGCCAAAGGGTTAGAATCCGGTGATGTCCATCCTGCTTATAAAGCGATGAATCTACTTAATTATGATGTGGCTAACTTCGGTAACCATGAATTTAACTACGGTTTAGACTTTCTTGCCGAAGCGACTAATGACGCAAAATTCCCTTATGTGAATGCCAATATTGTCGATGACAAATCCGGTAAAAATTATTTCAATCCTTACGTGATTAAGGACTACAAATTTAAAGATACTGATGGCCAATCGCATGATATCAAAGTCGGTTACATTGGTTTTGTACCACCACAAATCATGGTGTGGGATAAGAAAAACCTAACCGGTAAAGTTCAAGTTAACGATATTAAGCAAACTGCCGAAGCCTTTATTCCTAAGATGAGAGCCGAAGGCGCAGACGTAATTGTCGCGATCCCACACTCAGGAATTTCGACCGAGAAATATCAGCAAGGGGCGGAAAATTCCGTTTATTACTTAACAAAAGTAGCGGGTATTGATGCGATTACCTTTGGCCATGCTCACGCCGTTTTCCCAAGTAAAGAATTTGCTAATGTGGATGGTGCGGATATCAAGAAAGGGACTATCAATGGTATTCCATCTGTGATGCCAGGCCGTTGGGGTAGTCATGTTGGTGTGATTGATTTAGAGCTAGAACAAAAAGACGGTAAATGGGCGGTTGCCGATGGAACCGCTGTCGCACGTCCAATTTATGATGCCAATAAGCAAAAATCGTTGGCAGCAGAAGACCCTGAAGTGAAGCATGCGATAGACCAAGATCACCAAGCGACGCGCAAGTTTGTCAATCAGCCTATCGGTAAAGCAAATGACGTGATGTATAGCTTCTTGTCATTAGTGCAAGACGATCCTACCGTTCAAATCGTGAACCTCGCGCAGAAAGATTACGTCGAACGCTTTATTCAAGGTGACCCAAATTTAGATGGCTTGCCAGTACTTGCCGCAGCAGCACCATTTAAAGCGGGCGGTCGTAAAAACGATCCTTCAAACTTTACCGAAGTGGAATCTGGCCAATTAACTTTCCGTAATGCGGCCGATTTATACCTCTACCCAAATACACTAGTGGCGATGAAAGTATCGGGTGAAGAAGTGCAAGAATGGTTGGAATGCTCAGCAGGCCAGTTTAATCAAATTGATCCAAATAGCGATAAGGTTCAATCTCTGATCAACTGGGATGAATTCCGCACTTATAACTTTGATGTGATCGATGGCGTGAACTACCAAATCGACATCACCAAACCCGCTCGATATGATGCCAATTGTAAGCTTATCAATAAAGATTCGCACCGCATTGTGGGGTTAACCTACCAAGGTGAACCAATTAAGCCGAAGCAAATCTTTATTGTGGCAACCAATAACTACCGCGCTTACAGCGGCACGTTCGCCGGTACCGGTGCAGACCACGTAGCTTTTGATTCACCAGATGAAAACCGCACTATCTTGGCAGACTACATTTCTCGCATCAGTAAAGAGAAAGGTGAAGTCACGCCAAGCGCGGATAACAACTGGTCGTTTGCACCGATTAAAACGGATGCGGATCTGAAAGTGCAGTTTGAAACCTCACCAAGCGATCTCGCGGCGAAATTCATTAAAGATAAAGCGCGATATCCAATGAAAAAAGTCGGCAAAGATGATGTTGGTTTTGCGGTGTATCAGATTGATTTGAAGAAATAG